From Fibrobacter sp. UWT2, one genomic window encodes:
- a CDS encoding DUF3791 domain-containing protein, producing MDKKLIRYTVACVNEFAANKSLTEKQAFDYLCNHGAMDFLVEFYDVEHTLSFEDAINDLTLVSQQNGGKIQ from the coding sequence ATGGACAAGAAACTGATCAGATATACCGTTGCATGCGTCAACGAGTTCGCCGCAAACAAGAGCCTCACCGAAAAGCAGGCTTTTGATTATCTATGCAATCACGGAGCGATGGATTTCCTTGTCGAATTCTACGATGTGGAGCATACGCTTTCATTTGAAGACGCCATCAACGACCTGACGCTAGTCAGCCAGCAGAACGGAGGGAAGATACAGTGA